The Halobacterium sp. CBA1132 genome has a segment encoding these proteins:
- a CDS encoding DHH family phosphoesterase codes for MDAPVPELQARAEACADALRDADSVLLASHIDADGLTSAGIASTALERAGVPHDVVFSKQLDDEEIAGIAAHDHDTVLFTDFGSGQLDAITVHEDAGDFVPVIADHHQPADADTQFHLNPLLEGVDGGKELSGAGATYVLARALLGEEATDLAALAVVGAVGDRQTVDGELVGANTQIAAEGVEAGVLDTAKDLALYGTQTRPLPKLLEYASEVYVPGITNDENGAVRFLDGLDLDLHDGGDWRTWADLSHDERQTVVSGLLKRAVRHGVSSEDVEKLVGTTYTLAEEEPGTELRDASEFSTLLNATARYERADVGIAVCLGERGDPLDAARDLLREHRRNLSEGLEWLQRDGVTIDDDLQWFHAEDRIRETIVGIVAGMALGSDATESDRPIFGFGYKNDEETKVSARGTSRLVDRGLDLSVVMSEASQAVGGDGGGHTVAAGATVPRGREQEFLDEVSDVLADQLE; via the coding sequence ATGGACGCTCCGGTCCCGGAACTCCAAGCGCGCGCCGAGGCGTGCGCGGACGCTCTCCGCGACGCCGACTCGGTGTTGCTCGCGTCGCACATCGACGCCGACGGCCTGACGAGCGCGGGCATCGCTTCGACCGCGCTCGAACGCGCCGGCGTCCCCCACGACGTCGTCTTCTCGAAACAGCTCGACGACGAGGAAATCGCGGGCATCGCCGCCCACGACCACGACACGGTGCTGTTCACGGATTTCGGGAGCGGACAGCTCGACGCAATCACGGTCCACGAGGACGCGGGCGACTTCGTCCCCGTCATCGCCGACCACCACCAGCCCGCCGACGCCGACACCCAGTTCCACCTGAACCCGCTCCTCGAAGGCGTGGACGGCGGGAAGGAACTGTCCGGGGCTGGCGCGACGTACGTGCTCGCGCGAGCGCTGCTCGGAGAGGAAGCGACCGACCTCGCGGCGCTCGCGGTGGTGGGTGCGGTCGGCGACCGACAGACCGTCGACGGCGAGCTCGTCGGCGCGAACACCCAGATTGCCGCAGAGGGCGTCGAAGCCGGCGTACTCGACACCGCCAAAGACCTCGCGCTGTACGGCACGCAGACCCGCCCGCTCCCCAAGCTCTTGGAGTACGCCAGCGAGGTGTACGTCCCCGGTATCACGAACGACGAGAACGGCGCCGTGCGGTTCCTCGACGGCCTCGACTTGGACCTGCACGACGGCGGCGACTGGCGGACGTGGGCGGACCTGAGTCACGACGAGCGCCAGACGGTCGTGAGCGGGCTGCTCAAGCGTGCTGTGCGCCACGGCGTCTCCAGCGAGGACGTAGAGAAACTCGTCGGCACGACGTACACGCTCGCCGAGGAGGAACCGGGCACCGAGTTGCGGGACGCCAGCGAGTTCTCCACGCTGTTGAACGCGACGGCGCGCTACGAGCGCGCGGACGTCGGGATCGCGGTCTGTCTCGGCGAGCGCGGCGACCCCCTCGACGCCGCCCGTGACCTCCTGCGAGAGCACCGCCGGAACCTCTCAGAGGGACTGGAGTGGCTGCAACGCGACGGCGTCACCATCGATGACGACCTCCAGTGGTTCCACGCCGAGGACCGCATCCGGGAGACCATCGTCGGCATCGTCGCCGGGATGGCGCTGGGCAGCGACGCCACCGAGAGCGACCGCCCCATCTTCGGGTTCGGCTACAAGAACGACGAGGAGACGAAGGTCTCCGCCCGCGGCACGTCCCGGCTCGTCGACCGCGGCCTCGACCTCTCCGTGGTGATGAGCGAGGCCTCGCAGGCGGTCGGCGGCGACGGCGGCGGGCACACGGTCGCCGCGGGCGCGACCGTCCCCCGCGGCCGCGAACAGGAGTTCCTCGACGAAGTGAGCGACGTGCTTGCGGACCAGCTAGAGTGA
- the cobA gene encoding uroporphyrinogen-III C-methyltransferase produces the protein MTGTVYLVGSGPGDPELLTVKAARLLEDADVVLHDKLPGPAILSEIPEDKREDVGKRAGGERTPQSEINARMVELAREGNDVVRLKGGDPFVFGRGGEEMVYLADHDVPFEVVPGISSAVAAPAAADIPVTHRDHASSVSFVTGHEDPTKDESAVDWQALADTGGTIVVLMGVGKLPDYTKALRDAGMDPETPVALVEKGTRPGQKVATGTLDTIVEARDEVGIEPPAVTVVGGVAGVREETR, from the coding sequence ATGACTGGAACCGTCTACCTCGTCGGCAGCGGCCCGGGCGACCCGGAACTGCTGACCGTGAAGGCCGCGCGCCTGCTCGAAGACGCGGACGTGGTGCTCCACGACAAGCTCCCCGGCCCCGCGATTCTCTCCGAGATTCCCGAGGACAAACGCGAGGACGTGGGTAAGCGCGCCGGTGGCGAGCGCACGCCCCAGTCCGAAATCAACGCCCGCATGGTCGAACTCGCGCGCGAGGGCAACGATGTCGTCCGTCTGAAGGGCGGCGACCCGTTCGTGTTCGGCCGCGGCGGCGAGGAGATGGTCTACCTCGCCGACCACGACGTGCCCTTCGAGGTCGTGCCCGGCATCTCGTCGGCGGTCGCCGCGCCCGCCGCCGCCGACATCCCGGTGACGCACCGCGACCACGCGTCGTCGGTGTCGTTCGTCACGGGCCACGAGGACCCCACCAAAGATGAGTCCGCAGTGGACTGGCAGGCGCTCGCCGACACCGGCGGCACCATCGTCGTGCTGATGGGCGTCGGCAAGCTCCCCGACTACACGAAAGCGCTCCGCGACGCCGGCATGGACCCCGAGACGCCGGTCGCGCTCGTGGAGAAGGGGACGCGGCCCGGGCAGAAGGTCGCCACCGGAACCCTCGACACCATCGTCGAGGCGCGCGACGAGGTCGGCATCGAGCCGCCCGCCGTCACCGTCGTCGGCGGCGTCGCGGGCGTGCGGGAGGAAACGCGATGA
- the hemB gene encoding porphobilinogen synthase, translating to MDLTDRPRRLRRDGVRGLVSETSLAPSDFVAPVFVDATTDERVPIESMPGHERVPVEEAVARVEEILETGVEAVIVFGIPASKDERGTRAYADDGVVQEAVRRITSETDAYVITDVCLCEYTSHGHCGILEEHADDDPDLTVKNDETLDLLAKTAVSHAEAGAEMIAPSSMTDGMVAAIREALDAAGFADVPVMSYAAKYESAFYGPFRDAADGAPAFGDRRHYQMDPANRREATREVALDVEQGADVLMVKPALPYLDVVSDVREQFDRPVAAYNVSGEYAMLHAAADNGWLDVEETARESLLSIKRAGADLIITYFAESVAETLTE from the coding sequence ATGGATTTGACGGACCGACCGCGGCGGCTGCGGCGGGACGGCGTGCGCGGGCTGGTCTCGGAGACGAGCCTGGCGCCGTCGGACTTCGTCGCACCCGTGTTCGTGGACGCGACGACCGACGAGCGCGTGCCCATCGAGTCGATGCCGGGCCACGAGCGCGTACCCGTCGAGGAGGCGGTGGCGCGCGTCGAGGAAATTCTCGAAACGGGCGTGGAGGCCGTCATCGTGTTCGGCATCCCGGCGTCGAAAGACGAGCGCGGCACGCGGGCGTACGCCGACGACGGCGTCGTACAGGAAGCCGTGCGGCGCATCACGAGCGAGACGGACGCCTACGTCATCACGGACGTCTGCCTCTGCGAGTACACGAGCCACGGCCACTGCGGAATTTTGGAGGAGCACGCCGACGACGACCCGGACCTCACCGTGAAGAACGACGAGACGCTGGACCTGCTCGCGAAGACGGCAGTCTCGCACGCGGAGGCGGGCGCGGAGATGATCGCGCCGTCGTCGATGACCGACGGGATGGTCGCGGCCATCCGCGAGGCGCTGGACGCCGCGGGCTTCGCGGACGTGCCCGTCATGAGCTACGCGGCGAAGTACGAATCGGCGTTCTACGGGCCGTTCCGGGACGCCGCGGACGGCGCACCCGCGTTCGGGGACCGCCGGCACTACCAGATGGACCCCGCGAACCGCCGCGAGGCCACGCGAGAGGTCGCACTCGACGTCGAGCAGGGCGCGGACGTGCTGATGGTCAAGCCCGCGCTCCCGTACCTCGACGTCGTCTCGGACGTGCGCGAGCAGTTCGACCGCCCGGTCGCGGCGTACAACGTCTCCGGCGAGTACGCGATGCTGCACGCCGCCGCCGACAACGGCTGGCTGGACGTCGAGGAGACGGCCCGCGAGTCCCTGCTCTCCATCAAGCGAGCCGGCGCGGACCTCATCATCACGTACTTCGCAGAGAGCGTCGCAGAGACGCTGACCGAGTAG
- a CDS encoding cation:proton antiporter regulatory subunit, which translates to MVIYEADVPGVGKRYEVETGGGERAVVIVHHDGKRELFRRSDADADAEKLFEFTGEQARQVATSLEGTDFQPLDLEDVDVPLGGAVIEWTEVPEGSPVAGETMGDVHIGKETGVTVVAIQRGDETIGSPGADTVLEAGDIFVAIGSRSDQDALSALLAGEATEESD; encoded by the coding sequence ATGGTCATCTACGAGGCGGACGTTCCCGGCGTCGGGAAGCGCTACGAGGTCGAGACTGGGGGCGGCGAGCGCGCCGTCGTCATCGTCCACCACGACGGGAAGCGGGAGCTGTTCCGGCGCAGCGACGCGGACGCGGACGCCGAGAAGCTCTTCGAGTTCACGGGCGAGCAGGCCCGGCAGGTAGCCACGTCGCTGGAGGGAACGGACTTCCAGCCGCTGGACCTGGAGGACGTCGACGTGCCGCTCGGCGGCGCCGTCATCGAGTGGACCGAAGTCCCCGAGGGGTCGCCGGTCGCCGGCGAGACGATGGGAGACGTCCACATCGGCAAGGAGACGGGCGTGACCGTCGTGGCCATCCAGCGCGGTGACGAGACCATCGGGAGCCCGGGCGCGGACACCGTCCTCGAAGCCGGTGACATCTTCGTCGCCATCGGGTCCCGGTCCGACCAGGACGCCTTGTCGGCGCTCCTCGCGGGCGAAGCCACCGAGGAGTCCGACTGA
- a CDS encoding MFS transporter, which translates to MDRDRLQLYSLYVSRFAGGFGFSALALLLPKYATELVASDLMIGLFYTGFTATQTLVVVPMAWAGDRYDKRRIFLGLLAFGVVVSYAFTLVESSWQLVAVRGGQGILATGMGLLSLSLVGELAGPGERANYIGKANAWRFAASLFGFGAAGALYDLYGFTPIFYLLGALFVVAFVAVWFLLDPDDTRIEGFPFSDLAVNRRILTLTSFRAQYAVAVTLVRSWVAVYAGLEASRGGLAYTGVVLAIVLSAEKFTNMLFQPFTGRLSDRYGRSLFVAAGGAGYGVVAMLVPFTPAIGNALGVVVSLPLLGTLSATFLPLVAVNGLLGIADSFREPASMALFADEGINGEGVASSFGIRELVWRPGSVLAPVLGGWLMSQYGIEWAFYVGGAFALTGVATFLAVLVRSHGAQALTEW; encoded by the coding sequence GTGGACCGGGACCGACTCCAACTCTACTCGCTGTACGTCTCGCGATTCGCCGGCGGCTTCGGGTTCAGCGCGCTCGCGCTCCTGCTCCCGAAGTACGCCACCGAACTCGTCGCCTCCGACCTGATGATTGGCCTGTTCTACACGGGATTCACGGCGACGCAGACGCTCGTCGTCGTGCCGATGGCGTGGGCGGGCGACCGCTACGACAAGCGCCGCATCTTCCTCGGCCTGCTCGCGTTCGGCGTCGTCGTCTCGTACGCGTTCACGCTCGTCGAGTCGTCGTGGCAGCTCGTCGCCGTGCGCGGCGGACAGGGGATTCTGGCGACCGGCATGGGGCTGTTGAGCCTCTCGCTCGTCGGCGAACTCGCGGGCCCGGGAGAGCGCGCGAACTACATCGGGAAGGCGAACGCGTGGCGGTTCGCGGCGTCGCTGTTCGGATTCGGGGCTGCGGGCGCCCTCTACGACCTCTACGGGTTCACGCCAATCTTCTACCTGCTCGGCGCGCTGTTCGTCGTCGCGTTCGTCGCGGTCTGGTTCCTGCTCGACCCCGACGACACCCGCATCGAGGGATTCCCGTTCAGCGACCTCGCAGTGAACCGCCGCATTCTCACGCTCACCAGCTTCCGCGCGCAGTACGCCGTCGCGGTGACGCTCGTTCGGTCGTGGGTCGCGGTCTACGCCGGCCTCGAAGCCAGCCGCGGCGGCCTCGCGTACACGGGCGTCGTGCTGGCTATCGTCCTCAGCGCAGAGAAGTTCACGAACATGCTGTTCCAGCCGTTCACAGGTCGGCTCTCGGACCGCTACGGTCGCTCGCTGTTCGTCGCCGCGGGCGGCGCCGGCTACGGCGTCGTCGCGATGCTCGTCCCGTTCACGCCCGCCATCGGGAACGCGCTCGGGGTCGTCGTCTCGCTCCCGCTGCTCGGCACCCTGTCGGCGACGTTCCTCCCGCTCGTGGCTGTCAACGGCCTGCTCGGCATCGCGGACTCGTTCCGCGAGCCGGCGAGCATGGCGCTGTTCGCCGACGAGGGCATCAACGGCGAGGGCGTCGCCTCGTCGTTCGGCATCCGCGAACTCGTCTGGCGGCCGGGCAGCGTGCTCGCGCCCGTCCTCGGCGGGTGGCTGATGAGCCAGTACGGCATCGAGTGGGCGTTCTACGTCGGCGGCGCGTTCGCGCTCACGGGCGTCGCCACCTTCCTCGCGGTGCTCGTTCGCTCCCACGGCGCGCAAGCGCTGACGGAGTGGTGA
- a CDS encoding uroporphyrinogen-III synthase, with the protein MTNPTVAVFRPADDRLDDATALLESLDADPVPDPMLAVEPTGDTPRDGADYVILTSKTGVELASDAGWEPGDAALCAIGEATADACRAAGWTVDLVPDEYTSAGLVDALEGEVKGACVEVARSDHGSAVLTDGLNDAGAYVHETILYELVVPAEAGDSVELAADGDLDAALFSSSLTVDHWLDEAEARGVREAALAGLNDAIVGCIGPPTRETAESRGVEVNVVPEDADFEQLARAVRDEL; encoded by the coding sequence ATGACGAACCCGACGGTCGCGGTGTTCCGGCCCGCGGACGACCGCCTCGACGACGCGACCGCGCTCCTCGAATCGCTGGACGCCGACCCGGTTCCGGACCCGATGCTCGCCGTGGAGCCGACGGGCGACACCCCGCGAGACGGCGCGGACTACGTGATTCTGACGAGCAAGACCGGCGTCGAACTCGCCAGCGACGCGGGCTGGGAGCCCGGCGACGCCGCGCTGTGCGCCATTGGTGAGGCGACCGCCGACGCGTGCCGGGCGGCGGGCTGGACGGTCGACCTCGTGCCCGACGAGTACACGAGCGCCGGCCTCGTCGACGCGCTCGAAGGTGAAGTCAAGGGAGCGTGCGTGGAAGTCGCGCGCTCGGACCACGGCTCCGCGGTGCTGACGGACGGCCTGAACGACGCCGGCGCGTACGTCCACGAGACGATTCTCTACGAACTCGTCGTGCCCGCCGAAGCCGGCGACTCCGTCGAACTCGCCGCGGACGGCGACCTCGACGCGGCGCTGTTCTCGTCGTCGCTGACCGTCGACCACTGGCTCGACGAGGCCGAAGCACGCGGCGTCCGCGAGGCCGCGCTCGCCGGGTTGAACGACGCCATCGTCGGTTGCATCGGCCCGCCGACCCGCGAGACCGCCGAATCACGCGGCGTCGAGGTGAACGTCGTCCCCGAGGACGCGGATTTCGAGCAGTTGGCGCGCGCCGTCCGCGACGAACTCTGA
- a CDS encoding rubredoxin-like domain-containing protein: MSDEPASVGLGTAVYDEDGEKLGTVRGFDRDGFFVTTRDGVEELSIEHERAGHEFGGAELMWRCSECGELGDLQEEFPEECPNCGVEKEAIYYWTED, encoded by the coding sequence ATGAGTGACGAACCAGCCAGTGTTGGCCTCGGCACCGCGGTCTACGACGAAGACGGCGAGAAGCTCGGGACAGTCCGTGGCTTCGACAGGGACGGGTTCTTCGTGACCACGCGCGACGGCGTCGAAGAACTCTCCATCGAGCACGAGCGCGCCGGCCACGAGTTCGGCGGCGCGGAGCTCATGTGGCGGTGTTCGGAGTGCGGCGAACTCGGCGACCTCCAAGAGGAGTTCCCCGAGGAGTGCCCGAACTGCGGCGTCGAGAAGGAAGCGATTTACTACTGGACAGAAGACTAA
- a CDS encoding glutamate-1-semialdehyde 2,1-aminomutase → MNRETSRDLYDRSLDVLVGGVNSSVRAAPQPYPTFVGKGDGGHVIDADGNRYVDWVMGLGPLLLGHDLPEPVQAAVQQRTSEGPMYGMPTELEVEHAEFVARHVPSVEMLRFVNSGTEATTSAVRLARGYTGRDKIVVMQSGYHGAQESTLVEGNSEERGPSSAGIPAEFAEHTIPVPFNDADAVTEVFAEHGDDIAAVLVEPILANKGIVEPVEGYHQTLRDLTRDNGALLVWDEVITGFRVGGLGCAQSKYDITPDVTTFGKIIGGGFPVGAIGGRTDIMEEFTPVGDVFQAGTFSGHPVTMAAGLETLQYAAENDVYEHVNGLGRKLREGLSDIVAEQAPSYTVVGTDSLFKVLFTRGGDAQSEPCANGCEQDPDCERFDACPKNGADVGRGAVDRWNRVFRPQVLDDGVLLSQNQFESQFVSYSHTEEDVERTLEAYRNAL, encoded by the coding sequence ATGAACCGCGAGACGTCACGCGACCTCTACGACCGCTCGCTCGACGTGCTCGTCGGCGGCGTGAACTCGTCCGTGCGGGCCGCCCCGCAGCCGTACCCGACGTTCGTCGGGAAGGGCGACGGCGGCCACGTCATCGACGCCGACGGCAACCGCTACGTCGACTGGGTGATGGGCCTCGGCCCGCTGCTGCTCGGCCACGACCTCCCCGAGCCAGTGCAGGCGGCCGTCCAGCAGCGCACCAGCGAAGGACCGATGTACGGGATGCCGACCGAACTCGAAGTCGAGCACGCGGAGTTCGTCGCGCGCCACGTCCCGAGCGTCGAGATGCTGCGGTTCGTCAACTCCGGCACCGAGGCCACTACGTCGGCCGTGCGGCTCGCGCGCGGCTACACCGGCCGCGACAAAATCGTCGTGATGCAGTCGGGCTACCACGGCGCCCAAGAGTCCACGCTCGTCGAGGGCAACAGCGAAGAGCGTGGTCCCTCCAGCGCGGGCATCCCCGCCGAATTCGCCGAGCACACGATTCCCGTGCCGTTCAACGACGCCGACGCCGTCACCGAGGTGTTCGCCGAGCACGGCGACGACATCGCCGCCGTCCTCGTCGAGCCGATTCTCGCGAACAAGGGCATCGTCGAACCCGTCGAGGGCTACCACCAGACGCTGCGCGACCTCACGCGGGACAACGGCGCGCTCCTCGTCTGGGACGAAGTCATCACTGGGTTCCGCGTCGGCGGCCTCGGCTGCGCGCAGTCGAAGTACGACATCACGCCCGACGTCACCACGTTCGGGAAGATTATCGGCGGCGGCTTCCCCGTCGGCGCAATCGGCGGCCGCACCGACATCATGGAGGAGTTCACGCCCGTCGGCGACGTCTTCCAAGCCGGGACGTTCTCCGGCCACCCCGTGACGATGGCTGCGGGGCTGGAGACGCTGCAGTACGCCGCCGAGAACGACGTCTACGAACACGTCAACGGCCTCGGCCGGAAACTCCGCGAGGGCCTCTCGGACATCGTCGCCGAGCAGGCGCCCTCGTACACCGTCGTCGGCACGGACAGCCTGTTCAAGGTGCTGTTCACGCGCGGCGGCGACGCGCAGTCCGAGCCGTGCGCGAACGGCTGCGAGCAGGACCCCGACTGCGAGCGCTTCGACGCCTGCCCGAAGAACGGCGCCGATGTCGGCCGCGGCGCGGTCGACCGCTGGAACCGCGTGTTCCGCCCGCAGGTCCTCGACGACGGCGTCCTCCTCTCCCAGAACCAGTTCGAGTCACAGTTCGTCTCGTACAGCCACACCGAGGAGGACGTCGAACGCACGCTGGAAGCCTACCGGAACGCCCTCTAG
- the hemC gene encoding hydroxymethylbilane synthase gives MTDAIRLATRGSDLALRQAGEVKTELEDHRHDVELVEVETTGDRVDDELIQDLGKTGAFVRSLDRKVLDGEVDAAVHSMKDVPTDMPDDLVVAAVPHRENPADAFVTPNGTSLENLPAGSVVGTASLRRGAQIQAHRPGLDVEPIRGNVDTRVEKLLAPALQAEHERRTEAEKERMEADARQQERGDYEPSEAVEEGVENLDDESPDEQESESDNRQNAEFDETVEEWFESLTPLQQSALEREVDTEFDAVVLAQVGLERTGLTHHVHDEELPTNTHVPAPGQGALAITARKDSDVADQLRDALDHVRSRAETTTERVILEEVGGGCIAPIGVYALVQGDVVRTDVQVFSRDGTEQVGETRELDVENYARDAREFAADLRERGATDLIEAAKRE, from the coding sequence ATGACCGACGCGATACGCCTCGCTACCCGTGGGTCGGACCTCGCGCTCCGACAGGCCGGCGAGGTCAAGACCGAACTCGAAGACCACCGCCACGACGTGGAACTCGTGGAGGTCGAGACGACCGGCGACCGCGTTGACGACGAACTCATCCAAGACCTCGGGAAGACCGGCGCGTTCGTGCGTTCGCTCGACCGCAAGGTCTTGGACGGCGAGGTCGACGCGGCCGTCCACTCGATGAAGGACGTGCCGACCGACATGCCCGACGACCTCGTGGTGGCGGCGGTGCCGCACCGCGAGAACCCCGCGGACGCGTTCGTCACGCCCAACGGCACCAGCCTCGAGAACCTCCCCGCGGGCAGCGTCGTGGGGACTGCGAGCCTGCGTCGCGGCGCCCAGATTCAGGCCCACCGGCCGGGCCTCGACGTGGAGCCGATTCGCGGGAACGTCGACACCCGCGTCGAGAAACTGCTCGCGCCCGCGCTCCAAGCCGAACACGAGCGCCGCACGGAGGCCGAGAAAGAGCGCATGGAAGCCGACGCGCGCCAGCAGGAGCGCGGCGACTACGAGCCCAGCGAAGCCGTCGAGGAGGGCGTCGAGAACCTCGACGACGAATCCCCGGACGAACAGGAGAGCGAGTCCGACAACCGTCAGAACGCGGAGTTCGACGAGACCGTCGAGGAGTGGTTCGAGTCGCTGACGCCGCTCCAGCAGTCCGCGCTCGAACGCGAGGTCGACACCGAGTTCGACGCCGTGGTGCTGGCGCAGGTCGGCCTCGAACGCACCGGCCTCACCCACCACGTCCACGACGAGGAACTGCCGACGAACACGCACGTGCCGGCGCCCGGGCAGGGCGCGCTCGCTATCACCGCCCGGAAGGACAGCGACGTCGCGGACCAGCTCCGGGACGCCCTCGACCACGTTCGGTCGCGCGCGGAGACGACGACCGAGCGCGTCATCCTCGAGGAAGTCGGCGGCGGCTGCATCGCGCCGATCGGCGTGTACGCGCTCGTGCAGGGCGACGTGGTGCGCACGGACGTCCAAGTGTTCAGCCGGGACGGCACCGAGCAGGTCGGCGAGACCCGGGAACTCGACGTGGAGAACTACGCCAGAGACGCCCGCGAGTTCGCCGCGGACCTCCGCGAGCGCGGCGCGACCGACCTCATCGAGGCGGCCAAACGGGAATGA
- a CDS encoding cation:proton antiporter, which produces MAEALLLELGIALAALAVAGSVARYFDQPVIPAYIAVGILVGPHAPTSVATVSLQLVSESAVVETAAEVGIVLLLFFLGLEFDVGTLVRNRRRLSAVGGIDLAVNAAVGVALGVLFGFGPVGVLLVTGVVYISSSAIVTKALTDAGWLANPESEVILGTLVVEDLVIAVYLAVVAAVVGGGGTVGSAVTTVVQSFVFLAALAGAAHFGTEYVDRVFDTEADELFVLRVVGTAVLVGGAALSVGASEAVAAFFVGTAFHGTGLVHRVESLVVPLRDVFAALFFFAVGLGTDLLVVADVWLLLLAAVVATTAAKLASGYASGRVYGLDDRRSARVGLGLVARGEFSLIVATLAATSADPTIRTVVPAFAVGYVIAMSFVGSLAVQYGAGLSAAFARRVGRGSL; this is translated from the coding sequence ATGGCGGAGGCGCTCCTCCTCGAACTCGGCATCGCGCTCGCGGCGCTGGCGGTCGCCGGCTCGGTCGCGCGGTACTTCGACCAGCCGGTCATCCCCGCGTACATCGCCGTCGGCATCCTCGTCGGGCCGCACGCGCCAACGAGCGTCGCGACGGTCTCGCTGCAGTTGGTCTCCGAGAGCGCGGTCGTCGAGACCGCTGCCGAAGTCGGCATCGTCCTGCTGTTGTTCTTCCTCGGACTGGAGTTCGACGTCGGCACGCTCGTGCGGAACCGCCGGCGGCTGTCCGCGGTCGGCGGCATCGACCTCGCGGTGAACGCGGCGGTCGGCGTCGCGCTCGGCGTGCTGTTCGGGTTCGGGCCGGTCGGCGTGCTGCTCGTGACCGGCGTCGTCTACATCTCTTCGAGCGCCATCGTCACGAAGGCGTTGACGGACGCGGGGTGGCTCGCGAACCCGGAGAGCGAGGTGATTCTCGGCACGCTCGTCGTGGAGGACCTCGTCATCGCCGTCTACCTCGCGGTCGTCGCGGCGGTCGTCGGCGGCGGCGGAACCGTCGGGAGCGCTGTCACGACCGTCGTCCAGTCGTTCGTCTTCCTCGCGGCGCTCGCCGGTGCCGCGCACTTCGGGACGGAGTACGTCGACCGCGTGTTCGACACGGAGGCGGACGAACTGTTCGTGCTGCGGGTCGTCGGGACGGCCGTGCTCGTCGGCGGCGCGGCGCTGTCGGTCGGCGCGAGCGAGGCGGTCGCGGCGTTCTTCGTCGGCACCGCGTTCCACGGCACCGGCCTCGTCCACCGCGTCGAGAGCCTCGTCGTCCCGCTCCGGGACGTGTTCGCGGCGCTGTTCTTCTTCGCGGTCGGCCTCGGCACCGACCTGCTGGTGGTCGCGGACGTCTGGCTGCTGTTGCTCGCTGCCGTCGTCGCGACGACCGCCGCGAAGCTCGCCAGCGGGTACGCCAGCGGCCGCGTCTACGGGCTGGACGACCGTAGGTCCGCGCGCGTCGGCCTCGGACTGGTCGCGCGCGGCGAGTTCTCGCTCATCGTCGCGACGCTCGCGGCGACGAGCGCGGACCCGACGATTCGGACGGTCGTGCCCGCGTTCGCGGTCGGCTACGTCATCGCGATGAGCTTCGTCGGCTCGCTGGCTGTCCAGTACGGCGCCGGGCTGTCGGCGGCGTTCGCGCGCCGCGTCGGCCGCGGGTCACTCTAG
- a CDS encoding NifU family protein, whose product MSTESQSGDDLEERVNNFLRRNFPQIQMHGGTAAIQNIDRENGVVDLQLGGACSGCGISPMTIQAIKSRMTKEIPEVDAVNADTGMGGDHDSGMSPSFPGEESGEDAEEDEGPQAPF is encoded by the coding sequence ATGAGCACCGAGAGTCAGAGCGGCGACGACCTGGAGGAGCGCGTCAACAACTTCCTCCGTCGGAACTTCCCCCAGATTCAGATGCACGGCGGTACGGCCGCCATCCAGAACATCGACCGCGAGAACGGTGTCGTCGACCTCCAGCTCGGCGGCGCGTGTTCGGGCTGCGGCATCTCCCCGATGACGATTCAGGCCATCAAGTCCCGCATGACCAAGGAGATTCCCGAAGTCGACGCCGTGAACGCCGACACCGGCATGGGCGGCGACCACGACAGCGGCATGAGCCCGTCGTTCCCCGGCGAAGAGTCCGGCGAGGACGCCGAGGAAGACGAAGGCCCGCAGGCTCCGTTCTAA
- a CDS encoding DUF5783 family protein — MSDLTAEEFEEQKYVDYFPKLQTAYKSAFETMNESFDSDLVHGIDQTILAESEPHFEDGEFTVELPDDPLAKLDGVVATDEKTQHVLDRYLEEIRAELRSQFDVDDA; from the coding sequence ATGAGCGACCTGACGGCCGAGGAGTTCGAGGAACAGAAGTACGTCGACTACTTCCCGAAGCTCCAGACCGCGTACAAGAGCGCGTTCGAGACGATGAACGAGTCCTTCGACTCGGATCTGGTCCACGGCATCGACCAGACGATTCTCGCGGAGAGCGAACCCCACTTCGAGGACGGCGAGTTCACCGTCGAACTCCCCGACGACCCGCTCGCTAAACTCGACGGCGTCGTCGCCACTGACGAGAAGACCCAGCACGTCCTCGACCGCTACCTCGAAGAGATTCGCGCGGAGCTGCGCTCACAGTTCGACGTCGACGACGCGTAA